The following is a genomic window from Calypte anna isolate BGI_N300 chromosome 7, bCalAnn1_v1.p, whole genome shotgun sequence.
AGAGCGTACGTAACTTCACAGTTTCAAAGACTTGCTGAGGGGgtatagctttatttttttttctctatttttttttttaatttttatttatttttcttcttttggtaGCTCCCACAACCTCATGAAGATGTGGCTCTCCCAACCACCTCAGGAGCACCCACAGCGATCTACCACCATGGCTGGGATCTTCCCATAGATTATTTGTTCCTTCCCGTTGAAGTACAGCATGTTTATGGGGGACATCTTGGTGGGCGTGCAGCAAGGGCCCGCAGAGCCTCTGGGGTTGGCTTGGTGCACCAGGTGAGTGTGGGGGTATTTTTGTAAAAAGACAAATTCACACTCTCCAGAGCAGTAGTTGGCTTTGTATCTTTTCGGGGCGATAATCCAGTCCCAGCCAAAAGCCTCAAAATCCACTGTCAGGGGGTAGCGGCAGCAGCGCGACTCCGTCGAGTGCTCGTCGCAGTCGAGGCCGAAATCTCTGCGGGACCTTTTTGGGGTGTCTGTGACTCTGACCTCTAAAAATGGGTTCTGAGAGGAAACCAGAAGCATTGCTGAGTTAAGCCCAAGCGCAGGAAAAACCATGCAAATCCAGCACCTTTCATAGGAGGTGTAGCAAATCATCACCCCCAGATAACAGCCTTTTGGCAACCTAaacttcctcctcctctctgctcgAGGATTGTTGCTCTCCTGCACGCTGAGCACCACCATCCCCCTCCTGTTTCTCCATAAAGAGCTTTAGTTTCTGAGGTTCTTCCCCTGAAAATCACCACTACCTTACTGCCACCATCATTTCTATTAAATGCTAAAAGCTTCCAGAAATTTTGAGGATTTCTCATTTTGCTGTgagcttttctttgtttgttttaaacccTATCATAAGagccccccttttttttcctgtttttttcctgttttttttttactggtttttttcctggtttttttcccccttttttctcccttttttctcctttttttcccctttttcccctttttcccctttttcccccttttcccccttttccccttttccccttttccccttttcccccttttccccctttccccttttccccttttccccttttcccccttttcccccttttcccccttttcccccttttccccctttcccccttttcccctttccccttttcccccttttcccccttttccccctttcccccttttcccccttttccccctttccccctttcccccttttcccccttttcccccttttccccttttttctccttttccttttttcccccttttcccccttttccccttttccccctttccccctttcccccctttcccccctttcccccttcccccttttcccccttttcccccttttcccccttttcccccttttccccctttttccccttttttctccttttccttttttcccccttttcccccttttcccccttttcccccttttccccctttcccccctttccccctttcccccttttcccccttttcccccttttcccccttttcccccttttcccccttttcccccttttccccctttccccccctttcccccttttcccccttttcctccttttcccccttttcccctttattctttttttctttttttcccttttcccccttttccctcttttttccccttttttccttttttctcctttctttttcctttttttctttttctttcttcctttttttcccttttttctttccttttttctttccttttttctttccttttttctttccttttttctttccttttttctttccttttttctttccttttttcccttcccctgcaTTAGAACTCCAAATCAAAAATTAAGAACTCCAAAACCATTTCAAGAGGCAGGACTGCCCAGTGTTACTCTCCCTTTTGCCAGTCCTTCTGGAACTCCCCCCACTGAATGCCTCTCCAGTTCAGGCTTTCTGGATACCAGGGAAGGCTCCTTCTCCAGaccaaggaggagaaaaactgCTCCATGGTTGCTGCTGTTCCTGAATGACTGCAGTGCAGTAGGAGTGAGTGTTTCCCTGCCAGTACAGGTCACTTCAGAGTTTTCCCCTCTGCCAGAGGGCTGAATGCAAATTTGCATCCAACAAGTGCTGAATTTGGAGGCAGATCTCATATTTTGACTCCTAGAAGAGTCCTGTGGCCAGGGATGGGATCTGGGGGGATCTCCAAGCCCTGTGCCTCCCACGGGAGGTGCATTTCAGCCCACAACAACTGAGAGCAGAAGGATGGTGCAAACCTTTTACAatcatgaattttaaaaaaagttccTGATGGTTCTTCCCTTCCAGGCACTGATTTCAGCCCCACCTGTTGGTGTGACACTGACCAGGGTGTCCCATGAAAGTGGAACCTTCAGCAACTTTGTcacccagctctgtcccctctgaAATTCCTGCAAGTtgccctgctctgcagacaCTCCTCCCAGAGGTAATGATATGGGCAGGGCCAGGGAGGAGCTGTGGGGAAATTCCCTCTCCTGTTAACAGGAGATCCACATCTCTGGTGGATCTACACTTAAGATATCacatcctttttcctttaagtTTTGCCTTTAGGTTTCCTCTAAGTTCTTAATCCCATTATACCCTTATAAAGTTAAATGTTACCCAGCTACCTAAGTACAGTTGGacatgatcttaaaggtttttcCCAACCTAAATCTATGATCCTGGAACAAACAGATTGATCCACTGCATATAAGTAAAAGTAAATCCTACTCTTCatgctttatttaaaaggagGACCTTTGTGGTTGTGAGTTTTTTTGGCTGTGATAGGTTCAGGATCTTTGTAGGTTGGAGATGATGAGTGCAGAAACAAATAACAAGCAAAATGTGGTAGTTTAATTGGTACACTTCAGGTTTAATTTGTTCATCTCTActtacaaaattaattattttatgttctttctcATTATTACATCTCATTTATTGTATGAGGCAGAATTTCCCTATGCAAACATCTCTAATAGATGGCCTGACACACTTCATTACATGCTGAGAGGTACAGAGCTCAGCATTACCTGGTTCCACCTTCCTAAACACAGGTAACTCTTGCTGTTGTTAATATAAAACACGTGCACACAGAGCAGGGAGCAATTCCCTCACTTTCTCAGCACTATTGGAGGCAACTTCCCTGTCACTGAAAGTCACTAATGACTGTTCCTTTAGCTTTATAGAGAACAACTGCTGATGAAGCAGTATTTGCCCTCAgatttgaaatgtttctttgctgGTAACATCCACTGGTATTCACCAGAATATTTTCTAGTTATTAATGCCTTTCAGCATCCCTCTGAAGCACTGCAGTTTGTCTCAGTTTTTCAAGCAGGGAAACAAGCAGAGGAATGCTGTTGGTTTTGCCATGATCAGAGAGCAAAGAACAGAAGAACTGGATATACAGAACCTTTCTGTTCCCTAAGCAGTGCTTCAGCAcaactgaaatgcaaaacatttaaatgtgatttaaaaaaaaaaaacaaaacagaaaatgaacttACCAATCCATCCTCACCAGGTCCTGGGAAGGTTACAGCAAGATCTCGTCCGTTCTCATCAAAAGCTTTGATTTCGATGCCCAAATTGGATTCAGGCTGTTTGAGCCAATTTTGCAACACTGTCTTCACATCAATACTCTGCCAAATACCAGTGCCTGGGTTCATGTCAAGTTTCAGAGATCGAATTCCAGTGTATCTTGTACCGTCTTTCATGGGCTTAATAAGTCTCAGGATCTGCACAAACACCGTTGTAGGTTTTTGGACTTGCCTCAAGTATATCCACAATTGTGCCTTTACTACTTTGTTATATTGTATTTTAGAGCTAAATTTAAAGAAGCaacattttggttttccctCCATTTGTACAAGAAAATCAGCTATAAATGAATGGAAAGAATAGATTACTGAACagggaacaaaaagaaatatgcatatataaaccaaatctattttttttccagacccCGTAGGAAGTCTCACAATATATTATAAACAGTATCAGCAGCCAAGTGGATTTAACTTAATTCATTTACTGTGGTTCATGCTCTACAGCAAATTTAATGGATGTCAACAAAACCATTAAGCTAATCACCTAAAAAGTACCATTGCATGTCAAGGAACCCATGATAGTGGCACCAGTGCTGTGGGCTGACCTGCACAGCTGCAAAAAACCCTTCTTCCCAAACAAAAACtacctggggaggggacacagcctATTCCACTTCACAGTGGCTACTACCAACTCACTCCTGCTGGCCACCTCCTGAGGACCTTCCTAAAGcatgcagaatcacagaatcacagaatcctaggggttggaagggagctgaCTCAATTCTACTTCTAATTTATTTGATTGCCTTGGTGTGCTGCAaagccacacacacagaggcagtCGTGCCACACAAACACTGCCATTTCTTTTCTcaggggggggaaaaataattgaGAGTGTTAATCCGAGgatcattttgttttcatttgaacaATATTATAAGAAAGTCGTGTCTGGTGCTGTGTTCCCCCTTCCTGGAGCCTATGATGCAGCTGTCACACCTCCTCACCATGCCAGGGTAAAATGGGTAATACTAATCTGAAATGGTGCAGGGCTTTGACATTCATAAATCTCCCCACTTAAGAGAACTGTCTCTTTAGtgcatttaaaatacttcaagGGCTTTTTATCAAAAAGTAGGAAATGCAACTCAGATGGATGAAGTTCAGAGACTTCTCTTCAGCCGCTGTAATTATGTAACAGTTTAATTAAAACCTCTTACAAACCCTCGGGTATCGGCAGGCTGGAACAAAACTGCTGGCAGACCACAACTTTGTGACAAGGCTGCAGCAATGTATTGCTAGTAAATGCACTTcttaattaagaaattaaagaatTATGCAGGGAAAGTGCCTTTTTGGTCGATGCCTGCATTTTTAGCCAGTTAGAGCAGCTGGTACATGGTTCCTGTGTGTGCATTGTAATGATATCTGTGACTGCTGCCATGCCTTCTATGCCCTGTCATCTTTTGCCTTTTTGACACAATATTCatgtgttatttaaaaaaacaaaacagctgccAGAGTCAAATACTTCAGCTGATGAAGAACACAAGATACTATAGTATTAGCTGTGCAAAAGATACTTGATAGGAGCTATAGCAGATGTTTAGCACTCAGAAGATAactcagaatctgctcattCAGAAAATGCCTTCGTTCTTGGCACGACCACTGGAGCCGATTGCTCTGCCGTGGACATTTTCCCACTTAAATCTCCTACACACATATTTGCTTTAAACATAGAGTTTTAAGGGAGAGGTGGGTGGTGCTAGTTTATGGGAATTCAGCAAAGGAGCAAGGATTTAACTCTCTGCTTGCACTTGCTGTAACTCGTTGCAGCTAGGTAGGTGCTCTCAGCCCTATTTCTGCTGATTTCTAAAAGCAGCGGCAGGGGAAACCTCCCAcagaaaaccccagaaaaatGATCTGTACTTGGACTTTCTAGTTGTGGTGGGGAGTGCCCTGAGCACCTCAGCTAACGAAGCCAACCGAGCTGCAGGTCCCCCTTTGCTTTCTAAGGCAGAGGAGTTACGAGGAGCTGAAAAGGGAGCAGTAAAACAAAGGATCGCCCGGCGGTCATCTGAACCTGGCTCAAATTCTTTAGAAATAAcgctcctctccctccctctagCAGACTTCAGCCAGCAGCCTGGTGGGAGAGCCCGAGGAGGAGTTGTGTGGCTGTCCTACAGCAGGGAGACAACTctccctgaggagcagaaggaggtGAAAGCAGCAGGGTTGTTACTTACACTCGGTAGGCATCGTGATAATCGTTTCGGTGGTGGCGTGATAGTCATCATCTTCCAAAGAGCCATCGCTGCTGTCGTCTCTCTGGACGTCATACTGATCAATCAGTTCCTGCAACGGAGGGGCTTTGGGTAAAAGTTGTCTGATAACATCCCTGCTGATGTTGGGAGCGTGTTCCAGCCGCAGTTTGCTGAGGATCTGAATTTTGATGGCTTCTATTCGGGAAGACTTTGTGTTCTGTCTCCAGGTACAAGCGTTGCACAGTCCATCCTTCTCAGCGTTCTCTGTGGGCTGACTGCTGTCACCCAGAGCCACTGGATCAACTGAAATCAGCATGAACAGGTAAATATAAACATAGACTGCTAGCTTTTGCATGATCTCACATTCAGTGCAGcttattttcccccttttttttttcccccttcctttttcttttttttttttctttttttttttttcttcctttttctccccttccccttttccttttagcACTAGACAGATCCGTGAAAGCAAATGCAATCGGAGAGACAGCTTGCCACACTGGTCTACCTTATATATTCCAAGGGGGCTTTTTATACTCCAACTTTGATTAGGCTCATGTCGTCAAACCCAACGATTGGTTGCTGTCCCAACAATGAATCTGGCTGTCAGAGGGTAAAGCCCTGTCAATCACAAGTCACTAGACAGCATTTAGTTACAGCCAAGGGTGAACTGATTTATCAGGGTGCTTTGCTGAGGATATGCCTTTGCATACTGAAAGGAGATATTTCCAAGTATTGTGGGCAGCAGTACTGAAAGACAGCACTGTCATTCTTAAATATATACCAACCGTGTACTGTGAACCAAGACAGACCTCTCTCTAAACTTCCTTTAAGCTTCtaccagttttgttttggtttggggtttgttttttgtttgttttttttttcacttgaaagtTTGtgctatttaaaagaaaatccctgGGGATTACTGTTAGCAGGCAGGGGAGAAATACTTCAGAAATGCATTGCAAAGAGTGCTAACTTATGTTCTTCGACATAAGATATATTGAGCAGTTcatatttcagaaaactttAATGGGTTTTCCTGCTAGGGACTAGCTAAAGCAGTAATAAAGATTTTGTGTCATGTATGACACTATTTATTGACTCAGTGTAAATGCACATCTTATCTGTTTCACACTTTGGTGTATAACGAAATCAAAAGAACAAACCCTTTGCTGAATTAACAGTATGAAAAATGAGGCTGTGCCCTCTTCATGCTATTGCTAGGTCACCAGAGTCCTGGGCAGGAGAATAAATATTGAGACATCTTTAGTAGCAAAGGGGTTTTTAACGAATGTCTTCAGCTACTAGCTTTAAAAGTATACAGACATCACAAAGCTTGCTTTTCTCCATCATTAGTTAAAGTACAAATAGAATTAAAACACTtaaatcacttttctttttccatgtcaTATTTATTCCTGTTGAAATTGCTCTCTATTATGTCAGTTTGAtacctttcttttaaaatatttgtaagttCTCCATACACAGTGCAGTTTGAATACATTTTCTGCATAAAAGAGAAAGATCTAGGCATGATTTCATGCTTAGAGGTTATGACTTATAAAAAACTCTTACAGCACTGTGGTTCCCATTTGATGTGCTCTTAGCCAGAATTATGGAACTCACACTTAGCTGGGGAgatgggagggtggggggggcaCTGTTCAGTGCTTGGAGCAAGCAGAAATCCTGGAAATTGCCTATGTTGTGTCTGTTTGCAGTGTGAATGTTACAGTAAATAGAAATCCCGCTGTTTCCTGCAATATGCCAAAGTTTGCCTGTCTAAGTTAGGACTGAATTGTCATTTTCTCACtgagtttctcttctttttccttcctgagtCCACCTAAAAATATAGCAAACCAgttgtttgggttggggtttttttgtgtatgttcaTGCAGGAAAAACACTGCTATATAGACAGATGTTGAGCAGGGctttcaaagagattttttttttctgcctggccattcattttactttttcatccCCTCTGCAGGGCATGTGAATTCACTGCGTGGCACCGAACTGAGCCTAAGACTCAGCTCATGACCAGTGACGTAAATCCTGAGTATTCAATTGAAATTGATTTTCCTACCCTGGTGTAAAGTTGTTGCAAGCAATAGATAAATCACCCTGGCAcattccctgcccatggctTTAGGGTCAGACCCTGAGACTTTGGTTTCAGCTCAAAATCCATGTTTAAGGCAAGCAGTTTGACTTCTTGTCCTCGAAGCAAATGCTGGTGTTCTAAAGATGTGGTGACATGAATGGGGGCTCGTGGTTCACTGAACTAAAGTCAGGATAGAGGCTGCCTGCATGTTTGTAACAGAGCTGAAACAAGTTTTTAGTGCATTTCAGTTGCTGGAAATGTATATTTATAGAAGATGGATAGGGTGATTCACACCAAGGGTCTTTCCAAAACACACTAACCCTGTTGTGAGTTTATGGGGGTGTCtgagttgtttgtttggtgtttgtaTTATTTACTGTTATGCCAGTGAATGTCATAATGGAACTCACtttaactattttttattttgcaccaGAATGACTTAACCAGTTAGGCACAAAAGGGAATCTTATCCCCAGATGGGAATCATGACAGTTACCAGGTTTCACATTAGAAACAGTTTTAAGGAGAAGAATGCTCCCTCAGTAAACAGGTGGAAATAATGATGCAGTCATTAATATCAGAGTAATTAAATGCTCTGGCAGGCCATGGCTGTGAGCCACTTGTGTTGGAGAGGAGACAAGAGAAGCAGTCAGCAAAGCAATGCCTCCAGCTCTGGGGCTCCTCTTTGCAcgtgctctgcagcagcttaCCCGGTGCTCAGCTGGTACCTGACCTCCACCTTCTCCTCCAAGGGTCCCCAGCTCTCTCTGTGGCTCACCATGAGCAGGCAAGAAattccagaattattttttcccagtgttctGCAGTGATCCCATTAACCTGCAAAAGAGGGCCCCTTTAATCCCCTTCTTTGCTCCCTTTCTTTGCTCCCTTTCTTTGCTCCCCTTCTTTACTCCCCTTCTTTACTCCCCTTCTTTACTCCCCTTCTTTATTCCCCTCTCCTGTGAGCCTTGAAGCCCCAGTGAGCTCTCAGTgaaagctgagctgcttcttGGCCACCAAGGTGACACGTGGTGGCAAACAGATCTGAGCACCGTGCCTCTGCTCCTTGCTATTTagaagcaggaggcagcaagagcagctgggGTGGTGACACGGGGACTACCAACCACAGGTGACAAAAGTGCCCCCAGAATTCAccagcaagaaaaagaatttccCATTTCCAGCACAAAACCCAGATGAGATCCGGGTACTCTAACAAAACTCCAGGCTGCTGGTGGGGTATCTCTCCATCTTTTGTTGTtcccagctttttcttttttaggaaaCTGCAAGAATTGGGAAGGAAATGTAAACAGTTGCACTTGATCTGGAGCTATTGAAGGGCCTAATTTCTTTGATAATAATCCTACAACCTGCAATTATTTGTCTTGTCTGACTTTCACTGTAGTGTTTTTGGAAGCTGATGCCTACAGAAGTAGGTGACAGAGGTAAGAAAAGGAAGTGATAAAATGACCAGGTAAAAGTTGTTAAACAAATTTggcaaacaatttaaaataatttaaataatttaaaaaataatataaaaataaaaataattaaaaaaaaaacccccaaccaaacaacaacaaacccaaaccaacacatTACCACCAGCAAAACTAaagaagagttaaaaataaaatgcatatcTTAGTGAACTTTATGGCATTTTAATATTATCTTTGGGATTTGTGTCATCCTACCCACCATGCCTGCCAATAGTGAATAGTATTCCCAATCCTAACTACTCAAAGATCATGGCTCAGGCCCCCAAAATCAAGCACTGCAGGAATGTTcctttctaaaggaaaaaggCAGACATCTGTTTACCTGtcagcttctccttttctccttccaccaGGAGTTTTTATACTCactggaaaacataaaaaaaaaaaaaaattaaaaaaaaaaataacccaacccaaaaaatgggagaaaaccccaaaccacccccAAAAATCTGACGTATGGAGAGATTTCAAAGACACTGTGTTACTGCCAGTTTTATGGGAAAACAGAgactctgcagagggaaaggagattgctTCTCCCTGAGGAGAAGGCAAATGGAGCCCAACCATTACCCATCCTTTTTGGCAGCCTCTGATCAGCCAACTGGCTTCTGCTTCTCCACCATTAGTCAGCATGCTGATAGCTCTGGACCATCTAGAGTTTGTCATCCCTCACTGGGCCAGCAGCCCAGGAAAAACAGATAGGGAGCAGGGTGGGATTTGAGCTTGTTTTGGGGGTGGACCAAGTGGAGATGGAAGGGAACCAGGACATTTCTGAGAAAAGGGAGCGAGCTACGGGGGTATgaaggaggcagggaaggagggggacAGGGGTTATAACCCTGCCAGAATTCTAAGGTAGCTTTTCAACTGCTCCCTTAAAGCCTGCAGAACCAGGAGCTTCCCTTTgggggtttttccttttttttttttctgtgaaatggtTCCTAGAATTGACTCACCTCAGAAGGCAGGACTTGAAGAAAGAATCAGGTGTTGTGAAATGCACTGAACATCTGTGTTTGCTGTGTACACTGCTGTCAGGTCGGGTCCCACCTCAGAACCAGCTGGCTTCTTTCCCTGGTTTGTGCTATCAGACAGCACAttcccctggagctgctgaggaagATACTCTTTGAGTCATCTTTTCTCACACTCTTATCAGCATAAAGCCCACTTTCCATAAGAGCATGTTGGAATGGAtagaaaaattccatttaaaatattttggggggCTGGATTCATCTCTCACTTAGCTGAGGTAATGCTGGGAATAAAGTTTGTGAAGTCCTTTTAGTTGGAAGAGTTCAagttgaagagaaaaattaagtgaTATAATTAAAATGCAGGAGAGTTTGGGTTTTCAAGTGCTTAACTATGAGCATTGCTGTCTTAACACACACCAGCTGCTTGCTGCTAGACACCTGAAttcaagagaaaatacattaatttgaACTCCAAAGCAAACATAAGGACATTTCTTAGAAAGGAATCCTGCAATAACAATAATCCTATGCAATCATTGCCACCATAACATATGTAAACTAAAGCTGCAGCAAGACAAAAGTaaccacattttaaattaaacttatTACCATGAACTATGAGAACTGTAACTAATCTGAACTTTTGCTCTCTAACCAACACCCTAGCCCAGTTTGTCcattgcttccttttttcctacagaGGTAATTAGCTATAACTTTCTAATCATTGTTCATTCCAGCTACTGGaaactttatttcttcattttgatgGCGTGGACATTCAAATCCTTTGATTtaccaaatgaaaaaagagaaataagttCATCTTGTTTTCACCAGCTTTGAGTTGCAGGTATTGGGGAGCTCCCCCAAGGTGTACTTGGGTTTAGTGCCTGCAGTTTGAACAAAGCATCACCCTGTCTGGCAGATGATTTCTTCAGTCCAGGAGCTACAGGAGACAGTGGTGAGTCCTACCTGCTAAGGAGCTTCCCACAAGCCTGGGAGCATGCAAGGCATGAACTGGGAGAAACAGGAAATACTGGTGGCAAACTGGTGCTGTGGCCATCCCAACCCTAGCTGCACCTCTCAGCTGGgccaagagctgctgctggatgtAGGTTTTGGGGAGGTAGGATGTATAGAATTCAGAGAGGGTCCCTTCCCATCAGCTTCTGCCTGAACCTTGCCCTCCCAGTCACCTCCTTTCTGCCCACAGCTTTTGTGCTGCCCTCTGCAACTGCACAGGAACTTTTTGTCCCTCCTACATATTCCAGTACCTGCTCGTTCATGTTGCTCCAGATCCACTACTGGAAATGAACTTTAGAAACAGGCAGGGAATTATATTCCCATTAGGctcattaaaaacatttaaggAAGGATGTAATTATAGTAAAAGCTGCCAGTTGTTCTGAGTTCTCCTGTGTTCAGGATTCCATTCTGCAGCCTTCACTATGGCATCTGATTACTGATCTTATAATAAATCTTACAAAAGAGCCCTGTTAAATACTTCTTTAATTCTCAAGGCTCGACCCTTGTTACAGGATGCTCTTTTCTTAGACTTGTAGCTTGTATACTTTTACCCAGAATTCCTGACATTAATCCTCAATGTCTTTTAAAAGACATGAGCTGCTGCATCATGGATGAGAAACCTGGAATtcccctcaggagctgctgccatACATGGATagctttcctttctgcattGGCACAgccaaagcattaaaaaaaaaaaaaaaatatatatatatatatatattactagctacaagattatttttttttctccaaggcCCAATTCTTTGCCAGAGGGATTTGCTGCTCTGAAGGTTTCTGATTTGGTATGAGTGGCCTGTCCTCTGCTGGGTTGTTGGGGAATGGCATCTGCTGGGAAATGACAGGGGCTGGCC
Proteins encoded in this region:
- the MSTN gene encoding growth/differentiation factor 8, with product MQKLAVYVYIYLFMLISVDPVALGDSSQPTENAEKDGLCNACTWRQNTKSSRIEAIKIQILSKLRLEHAPNISRDVIRQLLPKAPPLQELIDQYDVQRDDSSDGSLEDDDYHATTETIITMPTESDFLVQMEGKPKCCFFKFSSKIQYNKVVKAQLWIYLRQVQKPTTVFVQILRLIKPMKDGTRYTGIRSLKLDMNPGTGIWQSIDVKTVLQNWLKQPESNLGIEIKAFDENGRDLAVTFPGPGEDGLNPFLEVRVTDTPKRSRRDFGLDCDEHSTESRCCRYPLTVDFEAFGWDWIIAPKRYKANYCSGECEFVFLQKYPHTHLVHQANPRGSAGPCCTPTKMSPINMLYFNGKEQIIYGKIPAMVVDRCGCS